From a region of the Oryza sativa Japonica Group chromosome 6, ASM3414082v1 genome:
- the LOC4342060 gene encoding auxin-responsive protein SAUR32, whose protein sequence is MGVHLLKRQQSSASAGGSSAGGGMPPKGCMAVRVVGPGGVGGGGGGAEGERFVVPVGYLKHPLFVGLLKEAEEEFGFEQKGAITIPCGVDHFRRVQGIIHHQKHHHGGSHGAGGAGAGGLLSGHGSSGHHNNFHIAACFRA, encoded by the coding sequence ATGGGTGTGCACTTGCTGAAGAGGCAGCAGTCATCGGCGTCGGCGGGGGGCTCGTCGGCGGGGGGAGGGATGCCGCCGAAGGGGTGCATGGCGGTGAGGGTGGTggggcccggcggcgtgggcggcggcggaggaggagcggagggagagaggttcGTGGTGCCGGTGGGTTATCTGAAGCACCCGCTGTTCGTGGGGCTCCTcaaggaggccgaggaggagttCGGGTTCGAGCAGAAGGGCGCCATCACCATCCCCTGCGGCGTCGACCACTTCCGCCGCGTCCAGGGCATCATCCACCACCAGAAGCACCACCACGGCGGCtcccatggcgccggcggcgccggcgccggcggcctcctCTCCGGCCACGGCTCGTCGGGACACCACAACAACTTCCACATCGCCGCCTGCTTCAGGGCCTGA